The sequence CCTCAAGGCCAACCAGAATTTCCTGGCTCTTCAGCACCAGCTTGAAGGCACCGAGAACCGTATCAACGTGGCCCGTCAGCGCTACAACGAGGCGGTGAAGACCTTCAACTACTCCATCCGCAAGTTCCCGAACTCCCTGACCAACTCGTTCCTGCTCCACCTGGAGCGCAAGGAATTCTTCGAGGCCGATCCGGGTGCCAAGACCGCGCCCAAGGTCAACTTCGGGTCCGAGTCCTAGGCGGGGCAGCACGGTGCGTTTCCTCAAAACCAATCTGTCGGTCCTGGCCACGGCTCTGCTCCTGGTCCTTGGCCTGTGCGCCACGGCCTTTGCCCTGGACGTGCCCCCGTACACCACGCGGGTCAACGACCTGGCCAAGATGATGTCTCCGCAGACCCGGCAGAGCCTGGAGACCCAACTGGCCGCCCTGGAGGAGTCGGACTCCACACAGGTGGCCGTTCTGACCGTGCCGTCCCTTGAGGGCGACGCCATCGAGGATTTCTCCATCCGCGTGGCCGATGCCTGGAAGGTCGGCCAGAAGGACTTCGACAACGGCGTCATCCTCCTGGTCAGCAAGGAGGACCGCAAGATCCGCATCGAAGTCGGTTATGGCCTCGAAGGGCGGCTCACCGACGTTCTGGCCGGGCAGATCATCGACAACATCATCACTCCGCAGTTTAGGGCCGGTCGGTTCAACCAGGGCTTCCTTGAAGGCGTCACCGCCATCACCGGAGCCGTGCGCGGCGAGTTCACGGCCCTGCCCAAGAAGCGCAAGAGCAAGCTCAATATCCTGGCCATTCTCATCGGGCCCATGATCTTCATCATCCTGCTGACCGAGAAGTTCGGCCGCCGCCGTATTCCCGGTGCGACCGAGGGGGCCAA is a genomic window of uncultured Pseudodesulfovibrio sp. containing:
- a CDS encoding TPM domain-containing protein encodes the protein MRFLKTNLSVLATALLLVLGLCATAFALDVPPYTTRVNDLAKMMSPQTRQSLETQLAALEESDSTQVAVLTVPSLEGDAIEDFSIRVADAWKVGQKDFDNGVILLVSKEDRKIRIEVGYGLEGRLTDVLAGQIIDNIITPQFRAGRFNQGFLEGVTAITGAVRGEFTALPKKRKSKLNILAILIGPMIFIILLTEKFGRRRIPGATEGANTIRRSGPGFIYMPGPRIGGGGGFGGGGGFGGFGGGGFGGGGASGGW